A stretch of Besnoitia besnoiti strain Bb-Ger1 chromosome Unknown contig00015, whole genome shotgun sequence DNA encodes these proteins:
- a CDS encoding uncharacterized protein (encoded by transcript BESB_027190), with protein sequence MGLFDILRRSKKDDATAQECSVANARAEPPPETGSNASGGNTGVGTPPAPSLFMPGGRRGDPVPARNEYGGYLIFDPVSNGTLFLKWSEQKVANALAFFSPKKPVPAHKFKNNGGKQEIFRNLMSDKAKYYEGWCQFFKTAVEFAGECSLLPGADSAPLRVTVAFLCGTTVKTLHPAQALPTTGVVAVGCVPGGQRTFDVLTMHKDLFLGNARKSGAALTV encoded by the exons ATGGGACTATTTGACATTCTCCGCAGGTCAAAGAAAGACGACGCCACGGCACAGGAATGCTCTGTGGCGAACGCTCGTGCTGAGCCGCCGCCAGAAACCGGCAGTAACGCGTCTGGTGGTAATACGGGAGTGGGAACGCCCCCAGCACCTTCCCTCTTTATGCCCGGTGGCCGCAGGGGGGACCCCGTCCCTGCAAGAAACGAGTACGGAGGGTACCTGATCTTCGACCCGGTGTCGAATGGCACGCTTTTCCTTAAGTGGAGCGAGCAAAAGGTAGCCAATGCATTGGCTTTCTTTTCGCCAAAGAAGCCAGTTCCAGCTCACAAGTTCAAAAATAATGGCGGCAAGCAAGAAATCTTCAGGAATCTGATG AGCGACAAGGCGAAATACTACGAGGGATGGTGCCAATTCTTCAAAACAGCAGTGGAATTCGCTGGGGAGTGTAGTCTGTTGCCAGGCGCCGACTCAGCTCCTTTGCGGGTTACTGTAGCTTTCTTGTGTGGAACAACAGTGAAGACGCTGCACCCGGCACAAGCCTTACCCACGACCGGGGTGGTCGCTGTGGGTTGTGTGCCCGGGGGACAGCGGACGTTCGATGTTCTGACTATGCACAAGGATCTTTTCCTAGGGAACGCTAGAAAGAGCGGAGCTGCACTGACCGTGTAG
- a CDS encoding putative ribosome associated membrane protein RAMP4 (encoded by transcript BESB_027200), with protein sequence MAGTSRKYAGKVAQFDKNITKRGNVPDSRIRSENSYPVGPLILALFLFVVVGSAILQIIFSAQRGAFL encoded by the exons ATGGCG GGCACAAGCAGAAAATATGCCGGCAAGGTGGCGCAGTTTGACAAGAACATCACCAAACGCGGCAACGTTCCTGACAGCCGAATTCGAAGCGAGAACTCCTACCCTGTAGGACCTCTGATTCTCGCGCTTTTCTTGTTTGTTGTCGTGGGATCCGCGATCCTCCAGATCATCTTCTCGGCTCAGAGAGGTGCCTTCTTGTGA
- a CDS encoding uncharacterized protein (encoded by transcript BESB_027210) translates to MMLTLSFAVLCSVPKFFSSTQSVGFTDWTSFALTQRKTFLDTLPSFVFARGQGDPNISHAESIDESDFSEETAQLIQDGIVFSPSQFDFDAAYDKAKKASEKHVIWDIYHVDQKMLGQKLRESMEKYIFDAYLALRRSEPELRQIPIIGNARLIHFLRSLLTRRRIKTTKTDEELSRIFPERPRLFPWIPDIPVRDSQAENHDEL, encoded by the coding sequence ATGATGTTAACGCTTTCCTTTGCGGTACTGTGTAGCGTTCCGAAGTTTTTCTCCTCGACTCAAAGTGTTGGTTTCACTGATTGGACGTCGTTTGCTTTGACTCAACGCAAGACTTTTCTCGACACACTACCGAGCTTCGTGTTTGCACGTGGCCAAGGAGACCCTAACATTTCACATGCGGAGTCGATCGATGAATCTGATTTCAGCGAGGAAACCGCCCAATTAATACAAGATGGAATTGTTTTTTCCCCGAGCCAGTTCGACTTCGATGCAGCGTATGACAAAGCTAAAAAGGCCAGCGAGAAACATGTGATCTGGGATATATATCATGTGGATCAAAAGATGCTGGGGCAGAAGCTGCGGGAGAGCATGGAGAAATACATATTTGACGCCTATCTTGCCCTGCGTCGAAGTGAGCCCGAGCTACGGCAAATACCTATCATCGGGAACGCTCGACTGATCCATTTCCTTCGGAGTCTCCTGACGCGGAGACGTATCAAGACTACTAAGACTGACGAAGAACTCAGCAGAATCTTCCCAGAAAGGCCCCGGCTGTTCCCGTGGATACCAGATATTCCTGTCCGTGACTCACAGGCAGAGAACCACGACGAGCTTTGA
- a CDS encoding uncharacterized protein (encoded by transcript BESB_027220), producing MLHTCCDRRFVAQDDESPLHDTEALDPLGPEWWGYILAVYLPPSSIFTIKQVCKAWNALTTSRYYTIHSPLRITERILYRLSCETSTLTAEQRARVARHFSLHCGDSITIGVARDSEAIHDITQMLLLEMSPVKQMTISIDTTYMPIPKSLHSLLLRSVDALQELKLRGVRVSQQLNRICMENHQNSFQRLGYIELSRLQVLEVDDVSFLEHLSAPRLVSLFVDYTSLPESSEDLNHEANEAALGCGHTLSKTPRFILLTFLSRSGSQLERLVQAAILPEFSRSSSRTRNGSQSATVGEPFVCLPKLTSLAASDIHLLLHIRTLNLQSLTACVPSACALTFFKCHCTSQLKSLELTLEKKAADGNSRRNSWLPVGCVSPCTTRLPSQAPAFGGRGAYRHSSCPLPVSAYDWQHGRQSCNEPPACLYLYPKDRQGPTGNKESGVRDNRHHGLQRPLSPVDSQQHTKTDYPPGVKAREGLSQMQRTVVLVDVACQESAELLPILLPNLVKLTAPGCLLTYLFCPALERAHVTGQPHRTEVLSFVYEAAPKVEELILDTLARDRDDQGRARQSVTGSGAVRQDELQASKNGGRGGTIGTVHTNPVAPRWRLPKLRVYKGPVCLWGIDVECPKLECLTGNDAGSLTDLAPFLCSGNCPVLRELSVFELSSLHYLDISASPSGFNREHDCLSVITTPPDVASAGGELSPELEALRVKRFNVRQALESLGVNQPNQVPARGRNPLQRVLRQVRMLTVDEIEEGRGWLRPLLYSLPNLKRVALELLGSIT from the exons ATGCTCCATACATGCTGTGACAGACGCTTCGTGGCCCAAGACGACGAATCTCCGCTTCATGACACTGAGGCGCTTGACCCGCTGGGTCCTGAGTGGTGGGGTTACATACTTGCTGTTTATCTCCCGCCCTCATCGATCTTCACCATCAAGCAAGTCTGCAAGGCTTGGAATGCTTTGACCACAAGCCGCTACTATACAATTCACTCGCCTCTTCGAATAACTGAGCGGATTCTCTATCGGCTGTCCTGCGAAACATCAACACTTACGGCCGAACAAAGAGCACGCGTCGCCCGGCACTTTTCACTGCACTGTGGCGATAGTATTACCATTGGTGTTGCGCGTGATTCAGAGGCAATCCACGACATTACCCAGATGCTTTTGTTGGAAATGAGCCCTGTGAAGCAAATGACAATCTCAATTGACACAACCTACATGCCCATTCCAAAGTCTCTTCACAGCCTGCTGCTTCGAAGCGTTGATGCCCTCCAGGAGCTGAAACTGCGAGGAGTCCGAGTGTCCCAACAGCTCAATCGCATTTGCATGGAGAACCATCAAAATTCTTTTCAGAGGCTCGGGTACATTGAGCTTTCTCGACTGCAAGTCCTAGAGGTTGATGACGTCTCCTTTCTAGAACATCTTTCAGCACCCCGGCTGGTGTCCCTATTCGTGGACTACACTTCTCTACCAGAAAGCAGTGAGGATCTCAATCATGAAGCAAACGAGGCCGCCCTTGGCTGTGGGCATACGCTTTCCAAAACACCACGGTTTATCCTGCTCAcgttcctctcgcgctctgGATCGCAACTCGAAAGGCTCGTACAGGCTGCCATCCTCCCGGAGTTCTCTCGCTCCTCGTCCCGAACTCGAAACGGCAGCCAATCGGCAACTGTGGGAGAACCCTTCGTTTGCCTCCCGAAGCTGACGTCTCTGGCAGCTTCTGATATTCACCTTCTGCTGCACATTCGGACGTTGAATTTGCAGTCGCTCACTGCTTGTGTTCCCAGCGCATGTGCCCTCACCTTCTTCAAATGTCATTGCACCAGCCAGCTGAAAAGCTTGGAGCTCACACTAGAGAAGAAAGCTGCGGATGGCAATTCACGTCGCAATTCATGGCTCCCTGTTGGCTGCGTGTCTCCCTGCACTACGCGGCTGCCCTCGCAGGCACCAGCATTCGGCGGAAGGGGGGCCTATCGACACAGTTCTTGCCCTCTGCCTGTTTCTGCGTATGACTGGCAGCACGGTCGTCAGTCTTGCAATGAACCACCTGCCTGCCTTTACCTCTATCCTAAGGATCGGCAAGGGCCCACTGGAAATAAAGAAAGCGGCGTACGGGACAATCGTCATCACGGCTTGCAGAGACCTCTGTCGCCTGTCGACTCCCAGCAGCATACGAAGACAGACTACCCTCCAGGCGTGAAGGCTAGAGAGGGTTTGTCGCAGATGCAGCGGACCGTCGTGTTGGTCGACGTCGCCTGCCAAGAGTCTGCAGAGCTGCTGCCGATTCTGCTACCTAATCTCGTGAAGCTTACAGCCCCTGGCTGCCTCTTGACGTACCTGTTCTGCCCGGCCCTTGAGCGTGCCCATGTCACTGGACAGCCGCATCGAACAGAGGTGCTGTCATTCGTGTATGAAGCTGCTCCCAAAGTCGAGGAACTGATTCTCGACACGTTagcgcgagacagagacgacCAAGGGAGGGCGCGTCAATCAGTCACAGGTTCAGGCGCCGTTCGGCAGGACGAACTTCAGGCATCCAAAAacggcggaagaggaggcaccATCGGCACTGTGCACACAAATCCAGTAGCACCGCGGTGGCGGCTGCCTAAACTCCGGGTGTATAAGGGGCCTGTGTGCTTGTGGGGCATCGATGTAGAGTGCCCGAAGCTCGAGTGCCTCACG GGCAATGACGCCGGTTCACTCACAGATCTGGCTcccttcctctgcagcggtAATTGCCCGGTCCTGCGAGAATTATCCGTGTTCGAGCTGTCCTCGCTGCACTATTTGGACATATCCGCGAGCCCCTCAGGGTTCAACCGCGAACACGATTGCCTCTCCGTGATAACGACGCCGCCTGATGTGGCTTCAGCCGGCGGAGAACTGTCTCCTGAATTGGAAGCGCTGAGAGTGAAAAGGTTTAATGTGAGACAAGCGCTTGAGTCGCTCGGTGTGAATCAACCGAACCAAGTCCCAGCGCGGGGGAGAAACCCGCTGCAGCGGGTGCTTCGTCAAGTTCGCATGCTCACTGTGGACGAGATCGAAGAGGGCAGAGGGTGGCTCCGGCCGCTGTTGTATTCCCTGCCAAATCTGAAGCGAGTTGCT CTTGAGCTGCTGGGTAGCATTACCTAA
- a CDS encoding tetratricopeptide repeat-containing protein (encoded by transcript BESB_027230), with the protein MAPHSAASPPSGRNAPASDRRDYDVLQRLAALEQAHKAKEAEEFLERVEEVHETIRGLIDGTVDANELERQEERAKWREKAKHIKKEEERAREQEALAMGCEGKGENARRPYTFFCRACLVEFTLPSMTDCSRCGRPVMTREARLAQLEEKVGLLKEEKAKHLTRKARWKQWLNTRKHVRRSKVIHYQTWEIWEPSTDEEERENAAPITPANDPTFQALEKDLKASETQRQSRKRAAIRCKERGNLLLKKGDLVGALEAYDEGLEHRRDVKELWTNKALVLLKLKKYEEVCQAVTTLLEYCEIFEDGYEKSAAACFKALCRRALAQRALHRWEEALCDFRQATRLYPKDCDANSLLKETEMQVLRLRELDSVFNERQTAKESNACTAEKRQSRPAPVSPPFPSASSSVALASISFASAEQTGGSQTGRLVPETPWEGESATAAAALPESAAEGEAAVRGRTNTEEADESKRLAIAGERGSEPDAPAEADSAHRGAHSGRRRTAKETDAKTAGTGLEQERDTAENTAPGRLVARCFSSASTAFPSPRSPTACSPRFLASPPNSSPPPAPSSHERPSPLSSSSSASVSSRCGQVSSPDAGARGAACPPGEAGHPQPALLQPPAVRSLHRLDAVLGDSLRRGRTFASLSGSRLQESLQILREDATARLWFWDFPLALSRGVRQAEEEEGEVGGEREGEETQHAKEAANPQPGPASVSAELHGARDQPGGAEEAREAKGGEQRDASRARQGAVARRREKIGDTSGKIMSPRDVAIEEICAAASQVRRLQREREEWDLRSDSHSGQPASEPAAEAQQGTLATSRTLQVLVACANALRCLHCVCSFTEAAASSAADAAESPPEAAAQEAPSGLRRSSSPSASPSAPVSLWEVCDASASALLTLLGAVRAAGSGAAHGTAPCDREELLAVATAGSSPSSTASPAPGGEGGEGAALGDVKALLLGLLHAFSLQAMSRRKLVEHLLRRRDLGALILDLLAQMRRRPRVPLRAREDAGALLCNLLLERSVQVFVAASARPSGAAGAQAAEGDCGRPRTSRDGSAKGANRGAPRRSRACGREVAREGDRGVPESAESRRVESQAETREETTAQEILPALWDVVHSRVKALTRRQALQARLERMVHEALMDSGGEEEIGDATDTARKIWRELDALQQEATEGAAEKTRGFERRRRFAEALGRLRSAAARKNDASLSQLLAELAEDAPETDQVSADVKQCLSILTNLSRLPALRLAILKNLQRPLYQLTKLLGACAPSSWELPSCRHKPDSPAFSAFSVPTLPAAEFLGLLANLTTPGSATRSTQEDEALGAHQRQLLADEAILTLLRAFIAGTESGGDEANDARARVVRLISQREAELLITRSLTLACRLISAVATSESSASRSPGAGLCCSSPSRPPSPPSSASSASSLTCFCRPLSSGDVARALCPPLCSLLRLPGPAESGAAKSEREGEAGDGVSVVTSHAVQLLCALAQQAPFLATAAEAEAALQSQRGEREAKSEGESAPDSEARRAAQKEECRRGGCASAETQPQDDEKRTPMRQEKSVENEDTERGARDASPHAEASLRLTAILKRVCDLLQAVAPQKYAESEDEMKTPRALIRGNLLLFVGLAAKAQLAATTRNSEKKRGQLSVAQNGNRGAQEGSTPPATSATGRVEPEARAAETFRAPDARHQTDEATEKRDGGDCVLEALDMTGAIFCCIEALRKDVGGPQRNAAVTLAALAQVAKYKPAIVALRGMESLMQIAVPLLLGKK; encoded by the exons ATGGCGCCACACAGCGCAGCAAGCCCTCCAAGCGGGCGGAATGCCCCCGCATCTGACCGCCGCGACTATGACGTTCTTCAGCGGCTGGCAGCGCTCGAGCAAGCGCAcaaggcgaaggaagcggaggagttCCTTGAGAGGGTCGAGGAGGTTCACGAGACGATCCGCGGCCTCATTGACGGCACCGTCGACGCCAACGAACTCGAGCGACAGGAAGAGCGCGCAAAGTGGCGGGAGAAAGCCAAGCACATAAAGAAGGAG gaagagcgcgcgcgagagcaagaggcgctggcgatgGGATGTGAGGGCAAAGGCGAGAATGCGAGACGCCCCTACACGTTCTTCTGTCGCGCCTGCCTGGTAGAGTTCACCCTGCCGTCGATGACGGACTGCAGCCGGTGTGGGCGGCCGGTCAtgacgcgggaggcgcgtTTGGCTCAGCTCGAGGAGAAGGTAGGACTGctgaaagaagagaaagcgaagcacTTGACGCGAAAGGCGCGGTGGAAACAGTGGCTCAACACGCGCAAGCACGTGCGCAGGAGCAAAGTCATCCACTACCAGACCTGGGAGATCTGGGAGCCCTCgaccgacgaggaggagcgggAGAACGCGGCCCCCATCACCCCTGCCAACGACCCCACGTTCCAGGCGCTAGAAAAGGATCTCAAGGCAAGTGAGACTCAGCGACAGAGCcgcaagcgcgcggcgatcCGCTGCAAAGAGCGGGGAAACTTGCTCCTGAAGAAAGGTGACCTCGTCGGCGCACTCGAGGCCTACGACGAAGGCCTAGAGCACCGTCGAGACGTCAAAGAGCTGTGGACTAACAAAGCGCTCGTTCTCCTCAAACTCAAGAAGTACGAAGAAGTCTGCCAGGCCGTCACCACCCTCCTCGAATACTGCGAAATATTTGAAGACGG GTACGAGaagtctgccgccgcgtgcttcaaagcgctctgcaggcgcgcgctcgcccagCGCGCCCTCCATCGGTGGGAAGAGGCTCTCTGCGACTTCCGGCAAGCGACGCGACTCTATCCAAAAGACTGCGACGCAAACAGCCTCCTCAAGGAGACAGAGATGCAAGTCCTGCGACTCCGCGAGCTTGACAGCGTCTTCAACGAACGCCAAACGGCAAAAGAAAGCAACGCATGCACCGCCGAAAAACGGCAGTCGCGCCCAGCGCCAGTGTCGCCCCCTTTCCCctcagcctcctcttctgtcgctctcgcgtctATTTCCTTCGCTTCAGCAGAGCAGACAGGCGGCTCCCAGACAGGGCGGTTGGTTCCTGAGACGCCTTGGGAGGGTGagtcggcgacggccgccgccgcgctgcccgaGTCTGCGGCTGAGGGGGAAGCTGCAGTGCGAGGGCGAACGAACactgaagaagcagacgaatCAAAAAGACTCGCGatcgcaggcgagcgcggaagtGAACCAGACGCtcccgcagaggcagacagcgCACACCGGGGCGCGCACTCCGGACGGAGACGAACTGCGAAGGAAACAGACGCGAAAACCGCGGGGACCGGGCTCGAACAAGAGAGAGATACCGCAGAAAACACTGCTCCGGGACGTCTCGTGGCTCGGTGCTTTAGTTCGGCCTCTACGGCCTTCCCGTCTCCGCGATCTCCCACAGCGTGCTCtccccgcttcctcgcctctccgccaaattcttcgccgcctcctgctccttcttctcatgagcgtccctctcctctttcttcttcttcctctgcgtctgtgtcGTCTCGCTGCGGTCAGGTCTCTTCGCCGGACGCGGgggctcgaggcgctgcttgcCCGCCGGGAGAGGCGGGTCATCCCCAGCCCGCGCTCTTGCAGCCGCCCGCGGTCAGATCGCTGCATCGCCTCGACGCCGTGCTCGGCGACTCGCTGCGGCGTGGGCGCACGTTCGCGTCTCTTTCGGGATCCCGCCTCCAGGAGAGCCTCCAAATCCTGAGAGAAGACGCCACGGCGCGCCTGTGGTTTTGGGACtttccgctcgcgctctcccgCGGAGTGCGTcaagccgaggaggaggagggagaggtcgggggggagagggagggggaggagacgcagcacgCGAAGGAAGCGGCGAATCCCCAACCAGGCCCCGCGAGTGTCTCCGCGGAGCTccacggcgcccgcgaccagccaggaggcgcggaggaagcgcgcgaggcgaaaggaggcgagcagcgcgacgcaAGCCGTGCCCGCCAGGGAGCGGTGGCTaggcgacgcgagaagaTCGGCGACACATCGGGGAAGATCATGTCGCCACGCGATGTGGCGATAGAGGAgatctgcgctgccgccagccaAGTGCGAaggctgcagcgagagagagaagaatgGGACCTGCGGAGCGACTCCCACAGCGGGCAGCCCGCTagcgagccggcggcggaggcccaGCAGGGGACGCTGGCGACGAGTCGCACGCTCCAAGTCCTCGTCGCGTGCGCGAAtgccctccgctgccttcactgcgtctgcagcttcaccgaggcggccgcatcctccgccgcggacgccgcggagagcccgCCCGAGGCTGCTGCCCAGGAGGCGCCTTCTGGCCTGCGGAggtcgtcgtctccctccgcgagCCCGTCAGCGCCTGTTTCGCTTTGGGAGGTCTGCGACGCGAGTGCCTCTGCGCTTCTCACGCTCCTCGGCgcagtccgcgccgcggggtCCGGCGCCGCTCACGGGACCGCGCCCTGCGAccgcgaggagctcctcgcggtcgcgacCGCAGGGAGCAGCCCGagctcgacggcgagccccgcgcctgggggggagggcggcgagggcgccgcgctgggcgacgtgaaggcgcttctgctcggcctgctgcatgccttctcgctgcaggcgatgTCGCGGCGGAAGCTCGTGGAACACCTGCTTCGTCGCAGAGATCTCGGCGCGCTGATCCTCGATCTCCTCGCGCAaatgcggcgccgcccgcgggtgcctctccgcgcgcgcgaggacgcaggaGCCCTCCTTTGCAACTTACTCCTCGAGCGCTCCGTTCAGGTCTTCGTGGCGGCATCTGCTCGCCCGTCGggggccgcaggcgcgcaggcggcggagggcgactgcgggcgccctcgcacaagccgcgacggcagcgcaaAAGGGGCGAACCGTGGAGCTccacgaagaagccgcgcgtgcgggagagaggtcgcgcgcgaaggcgaccggGGAGTCCCAGAGAGCGCGGAGTCCAGGCGCGTGGAGAgccaggcggagacgagggaggagacgacCGCGCAGGAGATACTGCCCGCGCTGTGGGATGTCGTTCACTCGCGCGTCAAGGCCctgacgcggcggcaggcgctgcaggcgagactCGAGCGCATGGTGCACGAGGCACTCATGgacagcggcggagaagaggaaatCGGAGACGCGACAGACACCGCCAGAAAGATCTGGCGGGAGTTGgatgcgctgcagcaggaagcCACAGAAGGCGCTGCCGAGAAGACCAGAGGATttgagcgcaggcgccgcttcgcggaggcgcttggGCGGTTGCGATCGGCCGCCGCAAGAAAAAAcgacgcgtcgctctcgcagctCCTTGCAGAGCtcgccgaggacgcgccaGAGACAGACCAAGTCAGCGCTGACGTGAAGCAGTGCCTCTCAATCCTCACGAATCTCTCCCGACTCCCTGCGTTGCGCCTCGCGATTCTGAAGAATCTCCAACGGCCCCTGTATCAGCTCACAAAGCTGttgggcgcatgcgcgccctcgtcttgGGAGTTGCCGTCCTGCAGACACAAGCCAGATTCGCccgccttcagcgccttcagcgTGCCCACactgcctgcggcggagtTCCTCGGGCTGCTTGCCAATCTGACAACACCTGGATCTGCAACACGTTCAACCCAAGAGGACGAGGCCCTCGGCGCGCACCAGAGGCAACTcctcgcagacgaggcgatCCTGACTCTCCTTCGAGCGTTTATCGCGGGAACGGAGTCCGGAGGAGATGAGGCGAACGACGCGAGAGCTCGCGTCGTTCGCCTGAtctcgcagcgcgaggcagagctgCTTATCACCAGAAGCCTCACGCTCGCTTGCCGATTGATCTCTGCGGTCGCCACCAGCGAGAGCTCCGCCAGCCGCAGCCCaggcgcgggcctctgctgttcctctccgtcgcgtccaccttcgcctccttccagcgcgagctccgcctcATCTCTGACGTGTTTCTGTCGACCTCTTTCCTCTGGGGATGTCGCGCGCGCACTCTGtccgccgctctgcagccTGCTGCGACTGCCTGgccccgcggagagcggcgcagcgaagagcgagcgggagggagaagcaggcgacggcgtcagCGTCGTCACCAGCCACGCCGTTCAACTCCTCTGCGCACTCGCCCAGCAAGCGCCCTTTCTCGCCACGGCTGCCGAagctgaggcggcgctgcagtcgcagcgcggggagcgagaggcgaagagcgaaggcgagagcgcaCCGGACTCCGAGgcacgacgcgcggcgcagaaagaagaatgcaggcgaggcggctgcgcgtcagccgagacgcagccgcaggacgACGAGAAGAGAACACCGATGCGACAAGAGAAGAGCGTCGAAAACGAGGACACAGAgcggggcgcgcgcgacgcatcgccgcacgcggaagcgagTCTGAGGCTGACGGCGATCCTGAAGCGTGTCTGCGACCTCCTACAGGCTGTGGCGCCGCAAAAGTACGCggaaagcgaagacgagatgAAAACGCCGAGAGCTCTCATACGCGGAAACCTCCTCTTGTTCGTTGGCCTCGCCGCCAAGGCGCAACTCGCAGCGACCACCCGCAActcggagaagaagaggggtCAGCTGAGCGTCGCGCAGAACGGAAaccgaggcgcgcaggagggaaGCACGCCGCCAGCTACCTCCGCCACAGGCCGCGTGGAACctgaagcgcgagcggcagagacTTTCAGGGCCCCAGATGCTCGCCACCAGACGGATGAAGCGACGGAGAAAAGAGATGGCGGAGACTGCGTCCTCGAGGCCCTGGATATGACCGGCGCGATCTTCTGCTGCATCGAGGCTCTGCGGAAAGACGTCGGCGGCCCCCAGCGCAACGCAGCCGTgacgctcgccgccctcgcgcaggTCGCCAAGTACAAGCCCGCGATCGTCGCGCTGCGAGGCATGGAGAGCCTCATGCAGATCGCcgtgcctctgctgctggGGAAAAAGTGA